A section of the Candidatus Atribacteria bacterium ADurb.Bin276 genome encodes:
- the porC gene encoding Pyruvate synthase subunit PorC, with protein sequence MHVETVVAGFGGQGILFLGRVLATAGMIEGFHVSWYPSYGPEMRGGTANCVVIISDQEIGSTISDHPQVCIVMNEPSMRRYAPTIRPGGLLVVNSSLITQKYQDPNIQILEIPGNDIAGSEVGDPRTLNMVILGALIGYHSTVKEESIRQALEEILQGKKSQLIDINMKAFSAGKNSISKKISE encoded by the coding sequence ATGCACGTTGAAACCGTTGTAGCAGGATTTGGTGGTCAGGGAATTTTATTCTTGGGGAGAGTATTGGCCACAGCCGGTATGATTGAAGGATTTCATGTTAGTTGGTATCCCTCCTACGGGCCTGAGATGAGAGGCGGGACCGCTAATTGTGTTGTCATCATTTCCGACCAGGAAATAGGATCAACCATCTCCGATCATCCCCAGGTTTGTATTGTGATGAATGAACCATCTATGCGGCGTTATGCCCCAACTATAAGACCAGGTGGGTTATTGGTTGTTAATTCTTCTTTAATAACCCAAAAATACCAAGATCCGAATATTCAAATCTTGGAAATTCCCGGAAATGATATTGCCGGTAGTGAAGTTGGTGATCCTCGAACTTTAAATATGGTTATTCTTGGCGCTTTGATCGGTTATCATTCAACGGTCAAAGAAGAGTCGATCCGGCAGGCTTTGGAAGAAATATTACAAGGAAAGAAAAGCCAGTTAATCGATATCAATATGAAGGCTTTCTCAGCAGGAAAGAATTCGATATCCAAGAAAATTTCTGAATAG
- the hrp1 gene encoding Hypoxic response protein 1, translating into MLVRDRMSKDVVLITSTTTILEAEKLMKENEIRRLPVVDRDKLIGIVTYNDLLEAEPSKATTLSRFELTYLLSKMNVAEIMEKNVITIKPDIPIEEAALIMKKNKVGGLPVVEETRVVGMITESDIFDVLVETLGVELGGTRITLELPEKPGELHRVTGIVSQFMVNILSLATFYINERPDLRYVVIRVATRDYEPIIEAFKADGITVKHVWVSPVDEEV; encoded by the coding sequence ATGTTAGTGAGAGACCGTATGAGCAAAGATGTTGTCCTTATTACCAGTACTACTACCATTTTAGAAGCAGAGAAATTAATGAAAGAAAATGAAATTCGGAGACTTCCGGTTGTTGATCGGGACAAATTGATCGGGATTGTTACTTATAACGACTTGTTAGAAGCCGAACCATCTAAAGCGACCACCTTGAGTCGTTTTGAGTTGACTTATCTTCTTAGTAAAATGAATGTAGCTGAAATAATGGAAAAAAATGTAATCACCATAAAACCCGATATTCCAATCGAAGAAGCCGCTTTAATCATGAAGAAGAACAAAGTCGGTGGCCTTCCGGTAGTCGAGGAAACTCGTGTGGTGGGAATGATAACTGAATCGGATATTTTTGATGTCTTAGTTGAAACTCTGGGAGTAGAGTTAGGTGGAACCCGAATAACTCTTGAACTTCCCGAAAAACCAGGTGAATTGCATCGGGTTACAGGCATTGTTTCTCAATTTATGGTTAATATATTGAGTTTGGCCACTTTTTATATAAATGAAAGACCAGACTTACGTTATGTTGTAATACGGGTTGCAACTCGCGATTACGAACCAATTATTGAAGCTTTTAAAGCCGATGGTATTACCGTGAAACATGTCTGGGTTTCCCCAGTAGATGAAGAGGTGTAA
- the nudF gene encoding ADP-ribose pyrophosphatase: MFFPYDEKKLPKLVIPEIKSSEILCETRLFQLKRNTYVDDLERIFITHPGAVTIIATTPENQIILIRQFRAPAGQWLWEIPAGTLEPDEDPLDCAIRELEEETGFTSKHWKYLFPVFLAPGYSTELIHFFWASRAYPVEKARKGDDDEEIYYLKVTPEKAQNMMAKGAIRDAKTMIALQYWLGGLT; this comes from the coding sequence GTGTTTTTTCCTTATGATGAAAAAAAACTACCAAAACTTGTTATTCCTGAAATAAAGAGCAGCGAAATACTCTGTGAAACTCGTTTATTTCAGCTAAAAAGAAATACCTATGTTGATGATTTAGAGCGGATTTTCATTACTCATCCAGGAGCAGTGACAATTATTGCAACTACTCCGGAAAATCAAATTATTTTAATACGGCAATTCCGAGCACCGGCTGGGCAGTGGCTTTGGGAGATTCCAGCTGGAACCTTGGAACCAGATGAGGATCCATTGGATTGTGCAATTCGAGAATTGGAGGAGGAAACTGGTTTTACCAGTAAACATTGGAAATACCTTTTTCCAGTATTTCTCGCACCAGGATATAGTACGGAATTAATTCATTTTTTCTGGGCTTCTCGGGCGTACCCAGTTGAAAAAGCTCGAAAGGGGGATGATGACGAGGAAATTTATTATTTAAAAGTAACCCCAGAAAAAGCTCAGAATATGATGGCCAAAGGAGCAATACGAGATGCCAAGACTATGATTGCCTTGCAATATTGGCTGGGAGGATTAACTTGA
- the deoB gene encoding Phosphopentomutase → MRIFIALLDGLGMGELPDAAEYGDEGSHTLANLSRKVGGLSCPTLERLGLGKIEPILGIVAVNKAEGWYGKMIEKSVGKDTTTGHWEMMGVITERPFPVYPHGFPKEIINEIERVTGFQVLGNKPASGTTIIEEYGAEHIRTGFPILYTSADSVLQIAAHEEIISIKDLYRLCEMVRGIMKGDHAVARIIARPFVGQPGNFQRTSRRKDFSLSPPYPTVLDVLLEKGIQVAGVGKIGDVFTGRGISENFKTTSNSDTFRVFFELLDDERFGLIWANFNDFDTLYGHRNDTIGFQKALESWDAQLKEFLPRLRFNDLLIITSDHGCDPTTPSTDHSREHALLICASPQLLMGDSLGIRNSFADIGATVAQLFGIPWSGPGTSFSFIIGD, encoded by the coding sequence TTGAGAATATTTATTGCTCTTCTTGACGGTCTGGGAATGGGTGAACTTCCTGATGCTGCTGAATATGGAGATGAGGGTAGCCATACTTTAGCCAATCTTTCTCGAAAGGTTGGTGGTTTGTCTTGCCCAACTTTGGAAAGATTAGGATTAGGAAAAATCGAACCAATACTGGGAATTGTTGCAGTAAATAAAGCCGAGGGTTGGTATGGAAAGATGATAGAAAAATCAGTAGGGAAAGATACGACTACCGGCCATTGGGAGATGATGGGAGTCATTACCGAGCGGCCTTTTCCGGTTTATCCGCATGGTTTCCCCAAAGAGATTATCAATGAGATCGAAAGAGTTACCGGTTTTCAGGTTTTGGGGAACAAACCGGCATCCGGAACCACCATTATTGAGGAATACGGCGCAGAACATATCCGTACCGGTTTTCCAATTTTATATACTTCGGCCGATAGTGTGTTGCAAATCGCTGCTCATGAAGAAATCATCTCGATAAAAGACCTGTATCGTCTTTGTGAAATGGTTCGGGGAATTATGAAGGGCGATCATGCTGTTGCCCGTATTATCGCTCGTCCCTTTGTTGGTCAACCAGGTAACTTTCAACGGACCTCAAGGCGGAAAGATTTTTCACTGTCCCCTCCTTACCCTACAGTATTAGATGTTCTTTTAGAGAAGGGAATTCAAGTTGCCGGAGTTGGAAAAATTGGTGATGTTTTTACTGGGCGAGGAATCAGTGAAAATTTTAAGACCACCAGTAACTCCGATACCTTTCGGGTATTTTTTGAATTACTCGATGATGAGCGGTTTGGTTTGATTTGGGCCAACTTCAATGATTTTGATACCCTCTATGGTCATCGTAATGACACCATTGGTTTTCAGAAAGCTCTTGAATCCTGGGATGCTCAATTAAAAGAATTTCTCCCTCGATTACGTTTTAATGACCTATTAATCATTACCAGCGACCATGGGTGTGATCCAACCACGCCTAGCACTGATCATTCCCGCGAGCATGCACTTCTTATCTGTGCCTCTCCCCAATTATTAATGGGGGATTCTTTGGGTATCCGCAATTCTTTTGCTGATATTGGGGCGACAGTTGCCCAATTGTTTGGAATTCCTTGGTCGGGTCCGGGAACCAGTTTTTCCTTCATAATTGGTGATTAA